The following is a genomic window from Mus pahari chromosome 1, PAHARI_EIJ_v1.1, whole genome shotgun sequence.
ttccagatgaatttgccaatcgccctttctaactctgtgaagaattgggttggaattttgatggggagagTACACTATTTCTTGTGAACTTATTTCTCTTCTGAACTGATGCTGTCACTTTCTGTGCTTCCTAGGCACTTCTCGTTGTTTTTTTGTAGGTTCTGTGATGCAGCAGGCTTCTTGTTTTGTGACATCTTTAAGGCTAGATTTGGAGGAGGAATCTGCTGTGTCCTCTTGAATTTGATGCTAAGTGCTATGTGTGGTATTATTCATCCCATTTATTACCTAATACACATTCATCTAGTTAGGATACTCAGGGAGAAAGTAGGTGAAAGAGCATGTGCTTTCTCTTCTAGTACTTTACTTTAGCTTGGAATCATGAGCACATTACATAGTTTTGGTTCCCTATCATCTATTTGAAGAATGTATTCCATATGAAGAATTGATGCCCTTTGGAGCTAAGGATGATGATTAGTTGATTAAAGTGTTTGTATAACAAGCATGAagtcctggattcaattcctagcaccacagAAGCCAGCACCTGAGAGatgaaggcaagaggatcagccgtttaaggtcatcctcagttccTTAGTGAGTTCAGAACCTGTCTGGAATACATGAGACACTTTTCttaaacaacaacagtaacagaaCCCCTCAAACTCTTGAATGAGAAATTTTTTGCTCAAAAATAGCCTGGTTTTGATGATTAGAAgtgattttcttaaaatgttttcttctagccgggcgtggtggcgcacgcctttaatcccagcacccgggaggcagaggcaggtggatttctgagtttgaggccagcctggtctacagagtgagttccaggacagccagggctaaacagaaaccctgtctcaaaaaaccaaaaaaaaaaaaatatatgttttcttcttttttagagtGAAGATGAAATCAGGActctgaaacagaaaaaaagtaagtGATAGTGTTAATGACTCAGCTTCTCAAGGCCTTTTAAGAAGGCCTTGACCTGGTAAGAACaactaaatatgttttatatctaTAGCCTCCTTTAAGAGTGAATGTAAAAGAGTGGCTCTATCTCTGCAGCCTGGAATTATTAGAGCCTACAGTCTTTGCTTGGAATTGCTGTGCTATGTGCACAGAGGGAGCGCCTTCTGTCCTCGAGGTGCCCTCAGTGTGGTAGTAGTGACAGACCACAGAGTGTCCCACTAGGGAAAAAGGAAAGGCTCCAGTAAAGCCAACCAGTCCAATTACACCCATGCACCTTGTTGGTCCGTAATTATTTCTTGGCTTAAGGAATAAATGCTGTGGAGGCAGTTGATACATTGGGTGTCATGGTTACAAAGTCTTTTTATGTGCTGATGGGTAAGCTGTGCCATTAAAAGGTGAGGCTGGaagttgtttctgttcttacagTTGACCCCATTTCTCCTTTAACTTCTCTTGCTACTATAGCTATGCGTTTGGATTGATGCCATTCTGTCCTTCTGGTACTTTATTTGGTTTTCGCAATAGCTCCATGATAAGTAAtatcatgtttttcttctttgtagatGACGAAGGTATTTTATACAAACATAGAGTAGTGGAGTAGTGTAAAACAAGCTGCTAGATTGAAGTGACCACATTCCTTTAGATGCCGTTAGGGATTCTGATAGCCTAAGGTGTTTAGCAGGTGAACCAGAAGAGAGAGCACAGCATTCAGAACTTGCTGACCTCTGAGCTCACTTGATTGGAAGTGAAGGAGTAAaaggagggcagaggggaggtAAGGATGGCAAGGAAGCAGGCATCCAGGCGAGCCTTTCTTTCTGGGTGGTATACAAAGGGTGGCTAGAGGAGAAAGCGGCCCTGGCCTCCCTGGGCCCTGCTGAGCTCTGAGAGCCTGGGATGCCTAGAAGCACAGCTTGCAAAGTCTCAGTCACACTGCACTTTACCCTGTATCAGGGAGCCTGCTTGTCTCTGGCACCTTAGTGCTTTGACTGGAGTATGTACACCAGCCACCTGCTGTGCCTTGCCTGCCCGTGCCCTCCATACTCATGTCATTGTCAAATGCAACCTCCTGTTCAGCtgttgtcctagttagggttttatgtctatgaagagacaccatgatcaaaactcttataaagggcaacatttaattgtggctagtTTAcagtcagaggttcagtccattatcatggcagaaagATTGGCAGCGTGTACGCAGGCATGGTactagaggagccaagagttctacatcttgatccacaggcagcagaagggaactgTCATGCTATGCTGGGTGTGGCTTGAGTTTATACTACCTCtaagtccccacccccacagtgatacttttcctccaacaaggccacacctactgcaataaggctacacctcctaatagtggcactccctatggccaaacaTTCAGACACAGAGCCACTCCTGTTCAAATCACCTCAGATGTTTCTCAGTGATGCTATATAATTTTTGGTGGCCTTCTCATAGATCTAGACTATAAGAACTTGGTTTTTAATGCTTCTtcagattttaattctttttcctgGAGCCATTATTGACCTGTATGACTATAAACGGGACACTTTCCCTGTCTAGATATGAAGAGACTAGGCCGAGCTGGCTAATATTCTAACATTAGCCCCACCCTGTCATGAATCTATATTATCTGGTTTTATAGAAGTATCTTACATATAGAAGTGTGACTTAACAGCTATATAGAAGTGGTGTCTCTGATTTGtggatttcatttcatttttgtccCTATAACTGTAtctgtggccttgggcaagttaTTTACGGTCCTTATTTGTCAGAGGGATTGATACCATCTTCCTGAAGAAAGTAACATGGTCCCTGTAAAGTACTGGCCACAGTGCCTGTGGGAATAGTTGTTCTCCTCACCTTCCTTTTTCTCATGGCAtggattttgtttattaaaatctgTCTGCAGCATTTGTCCCTTTCTAACTTATTTTTGTGTCCTTCTTTGTTGATGTTCTATTAATGGTGAATGAATGTGTTTgtggattttaaatatttagtcaatcaaaagtaatttgttttgtcttttgtggtTCTTCATGAGTCTGTTTGTAAAACTAACTTTTTGTTTTCCAGTTGAGGAAACTTCTGAACAAGAACAGGAAACTAACAGCAATGCTCAGAATCCCAGTGCAGAAACAGTGAACCAGCAGGATGGAAATGTGTTGCCTTTAACCCTTGAAGAGAAGGAGAACAAAGAATATCTCAAATCGTTATTTGAGATTCTGATTCTCATGGGAAAGCAGAACATTCCCTTGGATGGGCACGAGGCTGATGAGATCCCAGAGGGTCTTTTTGCTCCAGATAACTTCCAGGCTCTCCTGGAGTGCCGCATCAATTCTGGAGAGGAGGTCCTAAGGAAGCGCTTTGAGACCACGGCGGTCAACACGTTATTCTGCTCTAAAACTcagcagaggcagatgctggagATCTGTGAGAGCTGCATTCGGGAGGAAACTCTCAGGGAAGTGAGGGACTCCCACTTCTTTTCCATTATCACAGACGATGTGGTCGACATAGCAGGGGAAGAGCACCTGCCTGTGCTGGTGAGGTTTGTCGATGACGCACATAACCTAAGAGAGGAGTTTGTAGGATTTCTGCCGTATGAAGCTGATGCAGAGATTTTGGCTGTGAAATTTCACACTACAATAACTGAGAAATGGGGATTGAATATGGAGTATTGTCGTGGTCAGGCTTACATTGTGTCCAGTGGATTTTCTTCCAAAATGAAAGTTGTTGCTTCAAGACTTTTAGAAAAATATCCCCAAGCTGTCTATACCCTCTGTTCTTCCTGTGCCTTAAATGCATGGTTGGCAAAATCTGTCCCTGTGATCGGGGTGTCCGTGGCTTTAGGAACCATTGAGGAAGTCTGTTCTTTTTTCCATCGATCACCACAGCTGCTTTTAGAACTTGACAGtgtaatttctgttctttttcagaATAGTGAAGAACGGGCTAAAGAACTGAAGGAAATTTGTCATTCCCAGTggacaggcaggcatgatgccTTTGAAATCTTAGTGGATCTCCTACAAGCACTTGTCTTATGTTTAGATGGTATAATAAATAGTGACACAAATGTTCGGTGGAATAACTTTATAGCTGGGCGAGCATTTGTCCTCTGTAGTGCAGTGACAGACTTTGATTTCATTGTTACCATTGTTGTTCTTAAAAATGTGTTATCTTTTACGAGAGCCTTTGGGAAGAATCTCCAAGGACAAACCTCTGATGTCTTCTTTGCAGCCAGCAGCTTGACTGCAGTACTGCATTCACTTAATGAGGTGATGGAAAATATTGAAGTTTATCATGAGTTTTGGTTTGAGGAAGCCACAAATTTAGCAACCAAACTTGACATTCAAATGAAACTCCCAGGGAAGTTCCGGAGAGCCCAGCAAGGTAACCTGGAATCTCAGCTAACCTCTGAGAGTTACTATAAAGACACTCTCAGTGTTCCAACAGTAGAGCACATTATTCAGGAACTTAAAGATATTTTCTCTGAACAGCACCTCAAAGCTCTGAAATGCCTATCTCTGGTACCCTCAGTGATGGGGCAGCTCAAATTTAACACATCAGAAGAGCACCATGCTGACATGTACAGAAGTGACCTGCCCAACCCTGACACGCTCTCTGCCGAGCTTCACTGTTGGAGAATCAAGTGGAAACACAGAGGGAAAGATATCGAGCTCCCGTCCACCATTTATGAAGCCCTCCACCTTCCTGACATCAAGTTTTTCCCTAATGTATATGCTTTGCTGAAGGTCCTATGTATTCTCCCTGTGATGAAAGTTGAGAATGAGCGCTATGAAAATGGACGGAAGCGTCTCAAAGCATACCTGCGGAACACTCTGACAGACCAAAGGTCAAGCAATTTGGCTTTGCTTAACATAAATTTTGATATAAAACATGATTTAGATTTAATGGTGGATACATACATCAAACTCTATACAAATAAATCAGAGCTTCCTACAAATAATTCAGAAACCATTGAAAATAcctaaaagatttaaaaatggctGTTGTCTTATTTTGCTGTTTGGAAGAAAAGCTGTAAGGTATAGTAGGCCAGTTAATGACTTGCTGATAGACCTCCAGTTTAACATACCATTAGCTATTGGTGATCCACGTGTTTAAATGGCCCGTTTGAACTCTCATGCTTTCAATacctgtctgttcttccagaagttgGCATTAGGAGTGCCAAAATGCCTCTCTGCTGGTGGCACTCTGAAAATGTTTTACTTAAAAGtcattttaggggctggagagatggctcagtggttaagagcgctgactgcctttccagaggttctgagttcaattcccagcaaccatatggtggctcacaaccatctgtaatgggatccgatgccctcttctggtgtgtctgaagagagcaacagtgtactcataaacataaaataaataaaatttttaaaaagtcattttagaTAGGACATTATCACTGTCGATCCACTTGTCAGTTATTAAGTTATCAGGTCTTTGGAAAATGAATTTtgtgaaatacattttataatgtgTCATGATGAAATACACTATTGACTTTTGACTTGGAGTTAAAACAGGTGTTTCAAATCTGTGGtagcagcacttggaaggcaaaggcatgAGGATgacaagttttaggccagcctggaccacacagtgagagcctgtttcaaagaACAAGTGAGGACTGGGGTGGAGCTTAGTGTGGAGCTCTTGCCTCCATGTGCAAGCCTAGGCTCATTCCTCAGtaatgcaaaagcaaaaacagcaaAAGTCATAGGAAGTAATGAGTAGCCTTCTGTGTAGATCCTGTCAGGGCAGAAGAACTTCCAAGGGACAAGTTACAGTCGGAATGGCAGAGCCAGCACTGCTGCTCCTCACTTGACTGCTGCGGTTTGCAGTCCTTTGCTGAGCCCACATTTTCATAGGCTCGTTGGCTTGTGCTTCGTGGAGCAGACAGACCCAGAGGCCATCCGCTAGGCAGCTGACTAGTCTGTCGTCTTCTCCTTCTTACATGACTGTCTCCTGCCTTGGCTTGGTTTATAAGCAAAACCTACAGAAATAAATGTGTTGTGGTTTAtctaaaaataatacagaaaatattgctgttatttttgttgaataaaatcaattttgtaTAGTTTATTTCAAcctaaataaaatgtgaattttgtttaaatttcagGTGAGATGTTTTTGGTGGGTCAGAACACATTCTTGCATATTTTCTTAATATGGTTATTTCATAATCAGCCTCATGCCTTTTACAATTCAAGATGAAGTATtttctagcttttctttttttctttttggtttgtgttttaaagtgtaggaaaataattaaaatcaagaaGTTCTTAAGTGAGGACTGGGGTGGAgctcttgctagcatgtgcaaggcctaaAAGCAAGCTTTAAGTTTCCTCTTCTAACTGGTTTGCTGTGTATATGTTATGGCCCTGCTATAGGTTGTTGGGGCTCATGTTTGCTGTTTGTTGCTGGTTAGAATGTTGCTGGGTGAATCACATAATTGCCATGGGGCTATTTTTTATTGAAGTGAGTTAATGTTATTTGACCTTCAAACAACAGAATTGAAAGCATGTGTTGCAGCACTGGGTCAAGCCTGCTGTTTGTATCAAATAATGACACATTACCTGTGCAGGTTATAAAAAGATGGAATTACTTTATGTTAAGAGTTCTGTCCTTAACAGAGAACTGATTAGTCCAGGGTGTCAGTGAAGGAGACCAGAGTTGGCCTGTTGTAGGTATCTAGTTCTTGGAATTCTTACAAGTGTTGTGACTACCAGACTTCCCAACCCAGGTCTGTTTCCTCCACCTTAAAGGTTGTGCTGTGGGGATTAGGTAATTTGTTGTCAATGACCTGCCTTTGGTTGGCAGGTTTGCTGGGGTCTGGGTGGGATGGCCAGGTTTCTCCACGTGGTCCTCTACCTTACATCGTTGTGGTTCTAGTGTACCAAGATAGCAAGGGAACCTTCTAAATCTGGACTCAGGAACTCACGGAGTATGACTTACACTGTAGACTGTCAAAGCAAATTGTTTGGTACCCTAGATGGAAGGAATGAGCAAGCGAGTTCTCTGACAGCCACAGTGGCAAAACGGGTCCTGTTTTCAGTCCACTGCAACCATGTGTGCAGAAGCATTTAAAGGTGCCATCTTAGATGTTGTGTATTCTCTAATTTGGGGCTCTGTGGAAAGTGTGAAGGTCTCATTCCTGCCAAGCAAGCATTCTGCCAGAGCTGCACCCTGGCAAAACCCCAGTTAAAAGATGCGTACATaccgggggtggggagggtacaTGGGGGTTTGAAGCCACCCTGGCCTACATACTTTCTGACCAGCCAAGGTTACAATAGTGAAATCCAGTTTCAATAAACAGAAAAAGGATTTTCACAAATGGATCCTTGATAGTTTGTTGTGGTAACAAAGATGAGAATTGTCACAAATATGCCAAGCTTCTCAACTAAGTATTGGCAGTAACCAAGTGTACTTACCCAAAGAACTTACAACCTAGATTCAGCCTATGAGTTACAACCacgttttattttttaaatatgtatttttattttaaattgtatatatggGAGgtgggatgtgtgcatgtgtgagtacgGGTGCCCTCGGAGTCCAGAAGGTGTTAGAAACCcttaagatggttgtgagctgctacatgtgggtactgggaacagcctgctcttctgcaggagcagtagGCTCCCTTAACCACccagccatttcttcagcctcctCAGCTGTACTTTTaaatacccatgcacacaaaATGCACAACTTCAGTCGATTAGATTTATTAAAgttaaagcaaaggaaaaaaaaggatcCACGAAAACCTTGTGGagtttgaacaaaaaaaaatatctagaCAGCTTGAAAAATGtcataagaaatatattcaagaaTTAACATTTAATTGCGGGAATTTTTGCTCTTGACATTTACTCTCACTTCTGGGAGGAGAGTTACAGCTGAATCCTACTGTAGGGTGGTGGCCCTATAAAACGGGAGCAGATCCATCATCCAACCTTGCATGTAATTTCTGTTGCATCGTGGACTCCATGAGGTCAGTCATGTGAGGCCTCTGCAGACCATCCCTCTACAGTCATTTAGctggatttggtttgttttcatttcttcagagTGGGGGGCACGTGATTCTTCAGGCACAGGGAAGTTGTCCTTTGTAGTGTTTGTTAATATTTATGATACTTAGGAGCTGACAAAGCACCTTCATTATCTCATTTATTTCCCAGGAAAACTTGGGCAGATATTAGCCCCATTTTTCGGTTGAGAAAGCAACTGTTCAGAGATAAATTAATTGTCCCAAATTATAGCTAATGAGTGCCAGAACCAGGTACTTCAGCCCAGGCATTTGATCTTAAAATTGATTATGAAGGCCACTTCATTCTTAAGGTTTGTAAAGGAAATATTT
Proteins encoded in this region:
- the Thap12 gene encoding 52 kDa repressor of the inhibitor of the protein kinase: MPNFCAAPNCTRKSTQSDLAFFRFPRDPARCQKWVENCRRADLEDKTPDQLNKHYRLCAKHFETSMICRTSPYRTVLRDNAIPTIFDLTSHLNNPHSRHRKRIKELSEDEIRTLKQKKIEETSEQEQETNSNAQNPSAETVNQQDGNVLPLTLEEKENKEYLKSLFEILILMGKQNIPLDGHEADEIPEGLFAPDNFQALLECRINSGEEVLRKRFETTAVNTLFCSKTQQRQMLEICESCIREETLREVRDSHFFSIITDDVVDIAGEEHLPVLVRFVDDAHNLREEFVGFLPYEADAEILAVKFHTTITEKWGLNMEYCRGQAYIVSSGFSSKMKVVASRLLEKYPQAVYTLCSSCALNAWLAKSVPVIGVSVALGTIEEVCSFFHRSPQLLLELDSVISVLFQNSEERAKELKEICHSQWTGRHDAFEILVDLLQALVLCLDGIINSDTNVRWNNFIAGRAFVLCSAVTDFDFIVTIVVLKNVLSFTRAFGKNLQGQTSDVFFAASSLTAVLHSLNEVMENIEVYHEFWFEEATNLATKLDIQMKLPGKFRRAQQGNLESQLTSESYYKDTLSVPTVEHIIQELKDIFSEQHLKALKCLSLVPSVMGQLKFNTSEEHHADMYRSDLPNPDTLSAELHCWRIKWKHRGKDIELPSTIYEALHLPDIKFFPNVYALLKVLCILPVMKVENERYENGRKRLKAYLRNTLTDQRSSNLALLNINFDIKHDLDLMVDTYIKLYTNKSELPTNNSETIENT